A section of the Triticum dicoccoides isolate Atlit2015 ecotype Zavitan chromosome 7A, WEW_v2.0, whole genome shotgun sequence genome encodes:
- the LOC119332071 gene encoding protein PYRICULARIA ORYZAE RESISTANCE 21-like: MPTIIIKVDLDCGRCHAKIRKVLERIREKGEFIIDDIKYDEKKNHVIVSGPFDADKLGDKLCCKACNIIKEIETVEPPKKQDPKPPPATDKVKPPGPGKDETVKVKQQPPPPPPPPPPKIVEVPVPYPCPYPYPFPAGPSGCCCHQGHGGCQCWQNPPPPSYPCGGYMMVCEEDPSGACTVM; encoded by the exons ATGCCGACCATCATCATCAAGGTAGACCTCGACTGCGGCCGCTGCCACGCCAAGATCAGGAAGGTGCTCGAGAGGATCAGAG AGAAGGGCGAGttcatcatcgacgacatcaagtACGACGAGAAGAAGAACCACGTGATCGTGTCGGGCCCCTTCGACGCCGACAAGCTGGGCGACAAGCTCTGCTGCAAGGCCTGCAACATCATCAAGGAGATCGAGACCGTCGAGCCGCCCAAGAAACAGGATCCCAAGCCTCCGCCGGCGACGGACAAGGTGAAGCCCCCGGGCCCGGGTAAGGATGAGACGGTCAAGGTGAAgcaacagccgccgccgccgccgccgccgccgccgcccaagattGTGGAGGTGCCGGTGCCGTACCCGTGCCCCTACCCCTACCCGTTCCCGGCGGGGCCGTCCGGCTGCTGCTGTCACCAGGGACACGGCGGTTGCCAGTGCTGGCAGAACCCTCCACCGCCGTCGTATCCGTGCGGCGGCTACATGATGGTCTGCGAGGAGGACCCGTCCGGCGCCTGCACCGTCATGTGA